One genomic segment of Sanyastnella coralliicola includes these proteins:
- a CDS encoding FKBP-type peptidyl-prolyl cis-trans isomerase → MKKIILPILAIALIAGCKSNEGVVERRSSLDTKKDSLSYALGVSISQNLQEQGLDDIDPAVFMQGMQDQSDSTVLMDLAASENFIRQEMIAAKAAVEEKKKAEGLAYLEANKLNEGVIETPSGLQYKVVTEGTGASPDANDKVTVNYEGRLIDGSIFDSSYKKGSPASFFLNGVIKGWTEGLQTMKVGGKTEFYIPYNLGYGSRPGPGGRIPAYSTLVFTVELLDVIPTD, encoded by the coding sequence ATGAAAAAGATCATTCTTCCTATCCTAGCTATCGCCTTGATTGCAGGATGTAAATCAAACGAAGGAGTTGTTGAACGTCGCTCTTCACTCGACACGAAAAAAGACTCGTTAAGCTATGCACTTGGGGTGAGTATTTCTCAAAACCTTCAAGAGCAAGGACTTGACGACATTGACCCTGCAGTATTCATGCAAGGAATGCAGGACCAATCAGACAGCACCGTTTTGATGGATCTCGCTGCATCTGAGAACTTCATTCGTCAAGAAATGATCGCTGCAAAAGCTGCTGTTGAAGAGAAAAAGAAAGCTGAAGGATTGGCTTACCTCGAAGCGAACAAGCTAAACGAAGGGGTTATCGAAACCCCAAGTGGACTGCAGTACAAAGTAGTTACTGAAGGAACAGGAGCTTCACCAGATGCCAATGACAAAGTTACGGTGAACTACGAAGGGCGTCTTATTGATGGAAGCATCTTCGATAGCAGCTATAAAAAAGGATCTCCTGCATCGTTCTTCTTGAACGGTGTTATCAAGGGTTGGACAGAAGGTCTGCAGACCATGAAAGTGGGTGGAAAGACTGAATTCTACATCCCATACAACCTTGGGTACGGAAGCCGTCCAGGACCTGGTGGACGTATCCCTGCGTACAGCACGTTGGTGTTCACTGTTGAGCTGCTTGACGTTATCCCAACTGACTGA
- the yaaA gene encoding peroxide stress protein YaaA, protein MSASQPLFQDESAFLVNKLKRISAKRLQTMYNANSEITALNKARFQEWSLPFHAGNSRQAMLAFTGEVYRGLNAQTMTETEFEFAQQHMCILSGLYGILRPLDLIQPYRLEMGTRWEISAKIKNLYAYWSDTVTEWLNNHEDQGPLINLASNEYFKAVDQKKLNREVITCHFRDLKGSEYKSLMTYAKHARGAMTRFIVRNHLTDPEELKAFDGMGYTFNPRLSSGNELVFTRDQVVNS, encoded by the coding sequence ATGAGCGCAAGTCAACCGCTCTTTCAGGACGAGTCAGCATTCCTAGTTAATAAGCTGAAACGCATTTCAGCGAAGCGTTTACAGACCATGTACAACGCCAATTCAGAAATCACAGCCTTGAATAAGGCCCGCTTCCAGGAATGGAGTCTCCCCTTCCACGCTGGAAATTCTCGTCAGGCAATGCTTGCCTTTACAGGAGAAGTTTATCGTGGTTTGAATGCGCAAACCATGACCGAAACGGAATTCGAATTTGCACAACAGCACATGTGCATACTGAGCGGATTGTATGGGATCCTTCGTCCACTAGACCTCATCCAACCTTACCGCCTTGAAATGGGAACACGTTGGGAGATTTCTGCGAAGATCAAGAACCTCTACGCTTACTGGAGTGATACAGTCACAGAATGGCTCAACAATCACGAAGATCAAGGTCCGTTGATCAATCTTGCGAGCAATGAATACTTCAAGGCAGTAGACCAAAAGAAATTGAACCGTGAAGTGATAACATGCCATTTCCGCGATTTGAAAGGAAGTGAATACAAATCACTCATGACTTATGCAAAACACGCACGTGGAGCGATGACTCGTTTTATCGTGCGCAACCATTTGACCGATCCTGAAGAGTTGAAAGCCTTCGACGGGATGGGATATACTTTTAATCCAAGGCTTTCAAGCGGAAACGAACTCGTTTTCACTCGTGACCAAGTTGTTAACTCATGA
- a CDS encoding S1-like domain-containing RNA-binding protein yields MFVTPGSVYNLPIARIERNMAYVDAFGRAIELPLREINAGEKPGDIVEVFIYTDRQREWKCTREMPAVKVGDIAFLRVGEVANGIGFANVGLEDDLPIFEDQQLEPMRSGNRYYLTMIYDEMEERLLGSSKIYRLAQDDPPYEQGEKVKFFIIEKVDNGRKVMIDQKYIAFLHDSDMLPGCRRGDTYVGYIRENEGRNFRITMYGSGREKVEEAAKKIMDMLEVHRGYIRLTDNTPAEEINLRLRMSKTTFKQAVGKLYKEEKITITPRGIKLNRAK; encoded by the coding sequence ATGTTTGTTACCCCTGGATCAGTATACAATCTGCCAATCGCTCGTATCGAGCGTAACATGGCCTATGTGGATGCTTTCGGCCGTGCGATTGAGCTTCCGCTTCGCGAAATCAACGCTGGCGAAAAGCCTGGAGATATCGTCGAAGTATTCATCTACACCGACCGTCAACGTGAATGGAAATGCACGCGAGAAATGCCTGCTGTGAAAGTGGGTGATATCGCCTTCCTACGCGTGGGAGAAGTGGCCAATGGAATTGGTTTCGCTAACGTCGGATTGGAAGACGATCTCCCAATCTTCGAAGACCAGCAACTTGAACCGATGCGTTCAGGAAATCGCTACTACCTGACCATGATCTATGATGAGATGGAAGAACGCCTTCTCGGAAGCAGTAAGATCTACCGATTAGCTCAAGATGATCCACCATATGAGCAGGGTGAAAAAGTAAAGTTCTTCATCATTGAGAAAGTAGACAATGGACGAAAAGTCATGATTGACCAGAAGTACATTGCCTTTCTTCATGACAGTGACATGCTCCCTGGATGTCGACGTGGAGACACCTATGTAGGGTACATCCGTGAAAACGAAGGCCGAAACTTCCGCATTACCATGTATGGTAGTGGAAGAGAGAAAGTTGAAGAAGCTGCCAAGAAGATTATGGACATGCTCGAAGTACACAGAGGCTATATCAGACTTACGGACAACACTCCGGCGGAGGAAATCAACCTTCGTCTTCGTATGAGCAAGACAACTTTCAAGCAAGCCGTTGGGAAATTGTATAAAGAAGAGAAGATCACCATCACTCCAAGGGGAATCAAATTGAATCGAGCGAAGTGA